The Mustela erminea isolate mMusErm1 chromosome 6, mMusErm1.Pri, whole genome shotgun sequence genome includes a region encoding these proteins:
- the FKBP4 gene encoding peptidyl-prolyl cis-trans isomerase FKBP4, producing MTAEEMKAAESGAQSAPLPLEGVDISPKQDEGVLKVIKREGTGTETPMIGDRVFVHYTGWLLDGTKFDSSLDRKDKFSFDLGKGEVIKAWDIAVATMKVGEVCHITCKPEYAYGSAGSPPKIPPNATLVFEVELFEFRGEDLTEEEDGGIIRRIRTRGEGYARPNEGAIVEVALEGYYKDQIFDRRELRFEVGEGESLDLPCGLEKAIQRMEKGEHSVVYLKPSYAFGNVGKEKFQIPPNAELKYEVHLKSFEKAKESWEMNSEEKLEQSTIVKERGTVYFKEGKYKQALLQYKKIVSWLEYESSFSNEDAQKAQALRLASHLNLAMCHLKLQAFSAAIESCNKALELDSNNEKGLFRRGEAHLAVNDFDLARADFQKVLQLYPSNKAAKAQLAICQQRIRKQLAREKKLYANMFERLAEEESKAKAAEAAGDHPADAEMKEEQKNEVAGSQPQVETEA from the exons ATGACCGCCGAGGAGATGAAGGCGGCCGAGAGCGGGGCGCAGTCGGCGCCGCTGCCCCTCGAGGGGGTGGACATCAGCCCCAAGCAAGACGAAGGCGTGCTGAAG gTCATCAAGCGAGAGGGCACCGGCACAGAGACGCCCATGATTGGGGACCGTGTCTTTGTCCACTACACTGGCTGGCTGTTAGATGGCACCAAGTTTGACTCCAGTCTGGACCGCAAGGACAAATTCTCCTTTGACCTGGGCAAAG GGGAGGTCATCAAGGCTTGGGATATTGCTGTAGCAACCATGAAGGTGGGAGAGGTGTGCCACATCACCTGCAAACCAGAGTATGCCTACGGTTCGGCAGGCAGCCCTCCAAAAATCCCCCCCAATGCCACGCTTGTGTTTGAG GTGGAGTTGTTTGAGTTTAGAGGAGAGGACCTgacagaagaagaagatggggggATCATCCGGAGAATACGGACTCGGGGCGAAGGCTATGCCAGGCCCAACGAGGGTGCCATCGTGGAGG TTGCACTGGAAGGGTACTACAAGGACCAGATATTTGACCGGCGGGAGCTCCGCTTTGAGGTTGGCGAGGGGGAGAGCCTGGACCTGCCTTGTGGGCTGGAGAAAGCCATTCAGCGCATGGAAAAAGGAGAACATTCCGTTGTGTACCTCAAGCCCAG CTATGCTTTTGGCaatgtggggaaggaaaagttccagatCCCGCCGAATGCTGAGCTGAAATACGAAGTACACCTCAAGAGTTTCGAGAAG GCCAAGGAGTCTTGGGAGATGAACTCCGAGGAGAAGCTGGAGCAGAGCACCATAGTGAAAGAGCGGGGCACCGTGTACTTCAAG GAAGGCAAGTACAAGCAAGCTTTACTGCAGTACAAGAAGATTGTCTCCTGGCTGGAATACGAGTCCAGTTTCTCTAACGAGGACGCCCAGAAGGCCCAGGCCCTTCGGCTGGCCTCCCACCTCAACCTGGCCATGTGTCACCTGAAACTACAGGCCTTCTCCGCGGCCATTGAGAGCTGTAACAAG GCCCTGGAACTGGACAGCAACAACGAGAAGGGCCTTTTCCGCCGCGGAGAGGCCCACCTGGCGGTGAATGACTTTGACTTGGCACGGGCTGACTTCCAGAAGGTCCTGCAGCTCTACCCCAGCAACAAAGCCGCCAAGGCCCAGCTGGCCATCTGCCAGCAGCGGATCCGCAAGCAGCTTGCGCGGGAGAAGAAGCTCTATGCCAACATGTTTGAGAGGCTGGCCGAGGAGGAGAGCAAG gccAAGGCAGCAGAAGCCGCAGGAGACCATCCTGCTGACGCAGAGAtgaaggaggagcagaagaacGAAGTGGCGGGGAGCCAGCCTCAGGTGGAGACAGAAGCATAG